Within Campylobacter jejuni, the genomic segment TAAGTTTAATAACATCTCCATTTGAAAGTTTTGGTTGTAGCTTATTAGCCAGTTCAATTCCGTTAAAAACATCTTGCCCATAAGCTGCCACAGTTCCAGTTAAAGGTAAAACTACCCCTATATTAATATCCTTAGCATATAAACAATTTACCATAGTTAAAACACTTAAAGTTAAAGTTAGTTTTTTCATAGCATTCCTTTTAATTATAGTTTTTACATTTTATTTTAGAAATATATTATGTTTTGTTTTTTGCACAGGTTCTTCTTCAAGAAGGTCTTTTACTTGCAAATCAAGCGCAAAATTTCCACCTTTAATATAAGCAATAATATTATCTATATCCTCGTGGCTTAAATTTCTAGCATAAAAAGCCATTTGAGAAGCTGTTGTAGAACTGCTACTATCAAGAGTATAACCTATCAAAGCTCCTTTAATATCCTCAGGAGACATATCTTTTAAAATTCTAGATCCTATAACACTCTTTTCAGCATTATCTCCATGGCAAGTATTGCATTTATTTTGAAAATACAAAGCCTTCGCTTTTTCCATATCATATTGCTTATTTGCATCAAAGGTATAAGTAAAAAATGATTTCAAGTTAATACCAAAAAGCGCAACAACAAATATTGAACTAATAAACAACCATCGTATAATCATGATTTTCCTTATTTTATTGTAATTTCCGTTTGTGTTTTATTTTGATATCTATGTGTTTTTTTGTTGTATTTTTTTCTTTTTTAATATCATAGCGATAACGAACAGTCCCTGAAACTTCTATATCTTTAAAGACTTCATCTAACGGAGCTGCAAAAACAAAATGATTTAAAATCATACCAATTAAAAATATTTTTTTCATTTTTATTCTTTAAACACAAAAAACGATTATATCAAAAAAAGATAATCCTTGTTAATGACCACCTTTATGTAAAAAATAAAGTCCTACACAAAGAGCTAAAATCGATCCAGCAAGAAAAGCCATATCCACAGGAGTAGCAAATTTCATCTGCAAAACCCTTTGAAAGAAATTTACCACTAAGACCATAATGATAACTTTTGCAAGCTTGTCTTTTAATTGATCTAAGCTATGCACCTCTAAAACCTTGCTTTGTTTTGTTTGTTTAAATTCTTCTATTTCGCTGATAAAAAGCTCATAAACTCCAAAAGAAAAAATAAACAAAACTAAAGCCATAAGATAAAGATCAACAGCTCCTATAATTAAAGCCACCACATCCTCATGCAAATCCACATTAGAACCTGCATCAAAAAAATAATTATAAGTATAAAATATAACTTTTAAAACATCATAACTTGCAATAAAAAACAATACAAAAGCTCCAATTAAACCAAAAATTACGGGTAAAATTGTAACAATACGACTTCTAACAAGTAAAGATTCAAATATTTTCTCTAACATTTTTTTCCTTATTTATTTTTTAATTCTAACCATTTTTGCGCAATACGCACAGCATTTGTTGCAGCACCTACACGAATTTGATCTGCCACACACCAAAGATGGAGTATTTTTTTATCATACACATCAGCACGAATTCTTCCTACATAAGTTTCATTAGTATCGCTAGTCATTAAAGGCATAGGGTATTTTTTATTTTTAAGATCATCTATGACAACAACACTTGGTGCTTTTTCTAAAATTTCTTTAGCTTTTTTTACATCTATTTCTTTTTCAAAATGCATAGTAATAGCTTCGCTATGACTTCTTAAAACAGGCACTCTTACACAAGTTGCTGAAACTTCTAAATTTTTATGTAAAATTTTTTGAGTTTCATTGACCATTTTAAGTTCTTCTTTAGTGTAATCATTATCCATAAAAACATCAATTTGTGGAATAAGATTAAGTGCTAAAGTATAAGGAAAAGTTTGAGGTTCAAATTCATCAAGTTTAAAAGCAAAAAAACTTTGCATGGCTTCAACCAATTCTTGCATTCCTTCTTTTCCTGCTCCACTTGCAGCCTGATAGGTACTTACATCAACACGCTTTAAATTAAATGCATCATTTAAAGGTTTTAAAACTTGTACCATTTGTATAGTAGAACAATTTGGATTAGCAATAATCCCTGTTTTTTTCCAATCTTTAATATCCTCAGGATTGCATTCAGGAACCACCAAAGGAACATCTTTTTCCATTCTAAAATGACTTGTATTATCAATAACAACAGCACCCGATTCTACTGCAAATTTAGCATATTTTTCACTCACACTTCCACCTGCGCTAAAAAAAGCAATATCAATAGGATTTTCTTTAAATACATTTTCAGTAAGTTCTTTGACTTTATAAGCTTTGCCTTTAAATTCTACTTCACTACCTACACTTTTTGCACTTGCTAAAGGTAAAATACTTTCCACTGGAAAATCAAGTTCATCTAAAACATTTAAAAGCTCTTCCCCAACCGCACCAGTAGCACCCACAATGGCTATTTTTTGTTTTTTTGACATTACCTATCCTTTATTTGATATTTTTTAATTTTTTCATTTAAAATTTTTATATCCATGCCTAAAATTTGAGAAGCTTGATCCTTGTCATAATCTACACTTAAAAGAACTTCACAAATCAATTCTTTCTCTAAATTCTTTACATCTTTTTTTATACTTCTAGCTTCTAAGAACAAGTCTTCACTTGAAATTTCATCATTTTCACTTAAAATACAAGCTCTTTGTACAACGGATATTAATTCTCTAATATTACCAGGAAAATCATATTCAAGCAAAGCATTTTTAGCTTCTTGGCTGAGCTGTTTTTCCTTAAAATCATATTCTTTACAAGTATCTTCTAAAACCTTTTGAGCTATACCTAAAATTTCTTCTTTACGCTCTCTTAAAGGCGGGATATTAATAGGAACAGTGTTTAAACGATAATATAAATCTGAGCGAAAT encodes:
- a CDS encoding YqhA family protein; protein product: MLEKIFESLLVRSRIVTILPVIFGLIGAFVLFFIASYDVLKVIFYTYNYFFDAGSNVDLHEDVVALIIGAVDLYLMALVLFIFSFGVYELFISEIEEFKQTKQSKVLEVHSLDQLKDKLAKVIIMVLVVNFFQRVLQMKFATPVDMAFLAGSILALCVGLYFLHKGGH
- the asd gene encoding aspartate-semialdehyde dehydrogenase — encoded protein: MSKKQKIAIVGATGAVGEELLNVLDELDFPVESILPLASAKSVGSEVEFKGKAYKVKELTENVFKENPIDIAFFSAGGSVSEKYAKFAVESGAVVIDNTSHFRMEKDVPLVVPECNPEDIKDWKKTGIIANPNCSTIQMVQVLKPLNDAFNLKRVDVSTYQAASGAGKEGMQELVEAMQSFFAFKLDEFEPQTFPYTLALNLIPQIDVFMDNDYTKEELKMVNETQKILHKNLEVSATCVRVPVLRSHSEAITMHFEKEIDVKKAKEILEKAPSVVVIDDLKNKKYPMPLMTSDTNETYVGRIRADVYDKKILHLWCVADQIRVGAATNAVRIAQKWLELKNK
- a CDS encoding c-type cytochrome; amino-acid sequence: MIIRWLFISSIFVVALFGINLKSFFTYTFDANKQYDMEKAKALYFQNKCNTCHGDNAEKSVIGSRILKDMSPEDIKGALIGYTLDSSSSTTASQMAFYARNLSHEDIDNIIAYIKGGNFALDLQVKDLLEEEPVQKTKHNIFLK